A region of Pongo pygmaeus isolate AG05252 chromosome 15, NHGRI_mPonPyg2-v2.0_pri, whole genome shotgun sequence DNA encodes the following proteins:
- the LOC134738119 gene encoding FAM231A/C-like protein: MGSSKGLWKERPSDHTSECFSTTACPVAFILLVWNSQTPAGLQSLYTGRHPSLSVRAQRAGPQASREEGTFWTERVGQERWLIRSGSSQNESQEDQGADLISHPGLKADNQRESSTWANEVEDRRPQCTPALNLTPSHPHPPRPLTTFLRSVIGIQIPPGLVAARGTVA; the protein is encoded by the coding sequence ATGGGGTCTTCAAAGGGACTGTGGAAAGAGAGGCCTTCAGACCACACCTCTGAATGCTTTTCCACCACAGCATGCCCTGTGGCCTTTATCCTGCTGGTGTGGAACAGTCAGACCCCTGCAGGGCTGCAGAGCCTCTATACTGGGAGGCATCCCAGCCTGAGTGTCAGAGCTCAGAGAGCAGGTCCCCAAGCAAGCAGAGAGGAGGGCACCTTTTGGACAGAACGTGTGGGACAAGAGCGATGGCTCATCCGTTCAGGTTCCTCACAAAATGAGAGTCAGGAAGATCAGGGCGCAGACCTGATTTCCCACCCAGGGCTGAAAGCAGACAACCAGAGGGAGAGCAGCACCTGGGCCAATGAGGTAGAAGACAGAAGACCTCAGTGTACTCCTGCCCTCaacctcaccccctcccacccacaTCCTCCACGCCCCCTGACCACCTTCCTCAGAAGTGTAATAGGAATCCAGATTCCCCCTGGCCTGGTTGCTGCGAGAGGCACAGTGGCCTGA